Proteins from a single region of Candidatus Methylomirabilis sp.:
- the rpsU gene encoding 30S ribosomal protein S21 translates to MAPDDSIEETSGGSRFDKGTRHRPLEVKVDGRGVESAIRLFKKLILRDGILKELKRRAHYEKPGEKRRRKVREAARRLRRQAARAVRRDQSEF, encoded by the coding sequence ATGGCTCCTGACGATAGCATTGAGGAAACGAGCGGGGGTTCGAGGTTCGATAAAGGAACTCGGCATCGCCCTCTCGAGGTCAAAGTAGACGGTCGAGGGGTCGAATCAGCTATTCGACTCTTCAAGAAGCTCATCTTGCGCGATGGGATCTTGAAGGAACTGAAACGAAGAGCGCACTACGAGAAGCCGGGGGAGAAGCGTCGCCGAAAGGTTCGTGAGGCCGCACGCAGACTTCGCCGCCAGGCGGCTCGCGCAGTTCGCCGCGACCAGTCGGAATTCTAA
- a CDS encoding RNA-binding protein, with protein MGTRVYVGNLPFDTDASALRALFEEGGRVVTDVKIITDRDTGRPRGFAFVEMENQSDAQAAIQALNGRELGGRALTVNEAKEQAPRGGGGGGRGGYRSGGGGGGYRSGGGGGGGRRGGY; from the coding sequence ATGGGGACACGAGTGTATGTAGGCAATCTCCCGTTTGATACGGATGCATCTGCGCTCCGCGCCCTCTTTGAAGAGGGTGGTCGCGTGGTTACCGATGTGAAGATCATTACCGATCGGGATACCGGACGACCCCGGGGCTTTGCCTTCGTCGAAATGGAGAACCAGAGCGACGCCCAGGCCGCCATCCAGGCCTTAAACGGGCGAGAGCTTGGTGGCCGGGCACTGACGGTCAATGAGGCAAAGGAACAGGCCCCTCGCGGTGGTGGCGGTGGCGGTCGCGGTGGATATCGCAGTGGTGGTGGCGGTGGCGGATATCGCAGTGGTGGTGGCGGTGGCGGTGGTCGCAGAGGCGGCTATTAA
- a CDS encoding AI-2E family transporter, translating to MSDTKHEGRPSRWSGNGTGVSVAFFYGSLLLLFYLTYLILIPFASPILWAVVLVIVFQPVYRRLLQWLVGKSGLAALLLTITVIVAVMVPAILCGWVLTREAAGFYQATERLYQQQGLEGIASHPVVMAGRVFWDRVSLLFKPLGFDLNALLLDGLGAISSFIVDNLKGIALNLLSFTVNFFLAAFTFFFLLRDGEAIVRSLQTFLPLERRHAEVLFSRLYDAVSAVVRGTLVTALAQGVLGGVGYWSFGVPYPVFLGLATALFSLLPVGGSGLIWIPAAIYLFLEGSWIRGILLLAWSTVVVSTADNVLKPALISGGTNLPTLFLFFGMLGGLQVFGILGFILGPVLLVTLSTFLEIYVELSSAPADQPIGGEQGK from the coding sequence ATGAGCGACACGAAACATGAGGGGAGACCCTCCAGATGGAGCGGGAACGGAACCGGTGTTTCCGTCGCGTTCTTCTACGGGTCTCTGCTCCTGCTCTTCTACCTGACCTACCTGATCCTGATTCCCTTCGCGTCCCCAATTCTCTGGGCGGTCGTACTGGTCATTGTCTTTCAACCGGTCTATCGCCGGTTGCTGCAGTGGCTCGTCGGCAAGTCCGGGCTGGCGGCCCTTTTACTGACGATCACTGTGATTGTGGCCGTGATGGTCCCGGCCATCCTGTGCGGGTGGGTGCTGACGCGCGAAGCCGCCGGCTTCTATCAGGCAACAGAGCGCCTCTATCAGCAGCAGGGACTGGAGGGGATTGCGTCCCACCCGGTCGTGATGGCCGGCCGGGTCTTTTGGGACCGCGTGAGCCTACTCTTCAAGCCTCTGGGCTTCGATCTGAACGCGCTGCTGCTGGACGGTCTGGGCGCCATCAGCAGTTTTATTGTCGACAACCTCAAGGGGATCGCCCTCAACCTGTTGAGCTTTACGGTCAATTTCTTTCTCGCCGCCTTTACTTTCTTCTTCTTGCTCCGAGACGGTGAGGCGATCGTCCGCAGTCTCCAGACGTTCTTACCGCTTGAACGAAGGCATGCCGAGGTACTCTTTTCTCGCCTCTACGACGCTGTGTCGGCCGTTGTCCGCGGCACGCTTGTGACGGCCCTGGCGCAGGGCGTCCTTGGAGGAGTAGGGTACTGGAGCTTCGGTGTCCCGTACCCGGTCTTTCTCGGGCTGGCCACCGCCCTCTTCTCATTACTCCCGGTTGGCGGGTCGGGGTTAATCTGGATCCCGGCAGCTATTTATCTGTTTCTGGAGGGAAGCTGGATTCGCGGCATCTTGTTGCTCGCCTGGTCGACGGTAGTCGTCAGCACGGCTGATAATGTGCTGAAACCGGCTCTCATCTCAGGCGGGACCAATCTGCCGACGCTCTTCCTGTTTTTCGGCATGCTTGGCGGTCTTCAGGTATTCGGTATCCTCGGGTTTATCCTGGGGCCCGTGCTTCTCGTGACGCTCTCGACTTTTCTTGAAATCTATGTGGAGTTATCGTCAGCCCCGGCCGATCAGCCTATCGGAGGCGAGCAGGGCAAATGA
- a CDS encoding isoaspartyl peptidase/L-asparaginase, translating to MSARSFGPVILVHGGAGKVAPDLVEVRRAGIRAAAEKGWQTLTAGGSAVEAVEQAVKILEDDPAFNAGRGACLNRDGEIELDASIMDGRDLAAGAIGAVKRIANPVTLARAVMGAGGPILLVGDGARQFAATVGITECVAEALLTERQRTRWAILREEDAENVGTVGAVALDQAGHLAAATSTGGLPLKAPGRVGDSALIGCGTYADDQLGAASCTGNGEAIIKLVLAKTAVEFLRMGEEPMEAARRAVRELTARTGAEVGIILLDSYGRIGVARNTAQMACACILEGNTEPEIFD from the coding sequence ATGAGTGCGAGATCGTTCGGTCCTGTTATTCTGGTCCATGGAGGCGCAGGAAAGGTAGCCCCGGACCTGGTTGAGGTGCGGCGCGCGGGTATTCGGGCGGCCGCGGAAAAGGGATGGCAGACACTCACAGCGGGAGGCTCCGCGGTGGAGGCCGTCGAGCAGGCAGTCAAGATCCTGGAGGATGATCCGGCCTTCAATGCCGGCCGAGGCGCCTGCCTCAATCGGGATGGAGAGATAGAGCTTGACGCCTCGATCATGGACGGCCGGGACCTGGCGGCCGGGGCCATCGGGGCCGTCAAGCGAATCGCCAATCCCGTGACACTTGCGAGAGCCGTGATGGGGGCGGGCGGGCCAATCCTGCTTGTGGGCGATGGGGCCCGGCAGTTCGCCGCAACGGTTGGGATCACGGAGTGCGTGGCCGAGGCGCTGTTGACAGAACGACAGCGTACCCGATGGGCTATCCTGCGAGAAGAAGACGCTGAGAATGTCGGCACCGTCGGCGCCGTCGCTCTCGACCAGGCGGGGCACCTGGCCGCAGCCACCTCGACGGGCGGCCTTCCGCTCAAGGCGCCAGGCCGCGTGGGCGACTCGGCGCTGATCGGCTGCGGGACCTATGCCGACGATCAGCTTGGCGCGGCCAGTTGCACCGGCAATGGGGAGGCGATCATCAAGCTGGTGCTCGCAAAGACTGCTGTCGAGTTTCTCCGGATGGGCGAAGAGCCAATGGAGGCAGCCAGGCGTGCCGTCAGGGAACTTACAGCTCGGACCGGCGCCGAGGTCGGCATCATCCTGCTCGATTCATACGGCCGAATCGGCGTTGCGAGAAACACTGCACAAATGGCCTGCGCCTGTATCCTGGAGGGTAACACAGAACCAGAGATCTTTGATTGA
- a CDS encoding M48 family metallopeptidase encodes MSPQWSILVFLLALAAGATISLERQALGDGAPPSDLRTSFGDRARQYFTAEELVRGRAYARGRYLLYGVRMALTLGLFGLLTMSPLSARIRDLSVSVASGRVWLTIAVFGLLVTLLYYAVTFPVSLYGGFLREHTFGLSHQSFASWAWDYTKGALINAGMMLPLLILLYTFIRWDPVRWYLPAWVILVLVMSLIAELSPILLDPLFHTFRPVQDQGLIERIRTLTDRAGLTVGPILEMDASQKTAKTNAYFAGLGRSRRIVLYDTLIAGSTPEEIELVVAHELGHWRHHHIWKGMAIGAASALAAMWLIARLLNAAADSGRFGFIHPADPRSLPLLLLLFLALTSLTTPIQSAISRSFEREADLESLRLSANPGAFIAAEVKLARANLADIEPPRAIVWLLYTHPPVLERIAMAEAFRGKQGQ; translated from the coding sequence ATGTCACCACAATGGTCCATCCTCGTATTCTTGCTGGCGCTTGCCGCCGGGGCAACGATCTCGCTTGAAAGGCAGGCGCTTGGGGACGGCGCTCCACCTTCAGATCTGCGCACCTCATTCGGCGATAGGGCCCGACAGTACTTTACCGCTGAGGAGTTGGTCAGGGGGCGGGCATACGCACGAGGGCGATATCTGTTGTATGGCGTGCGAATGGCGTTGACCCTTGGCCTCTTTGGACTCCTGACCATGAGCCCACTGTCTGCGAGAATTCGCGATCTCAGCGTCTCGGTTGCAAGCGGACGTGTGTGGCTGACCATTGCGGTCTTCGGCCTTTTAGTGACTCTGCTGTACTATGCGGTTACGTTCCCCGTCAGCCTCTACGGGGGCTTCCTGCGTGAGCATACATTTGGCCTCTCCCACCAGTCGTTCGCCTCGTGGGCATGGGATTATACAAAAGGAGCGCTGATCAACGCGGGGATGATGCTCCCGCTGCTGATTCTGCTCTATACTTTCATCCGATGGGATCCCGTCCGTTGGTATCTGCCGGCATGGGTGATCCTTGTCCTTGTGATGAGCCTGATCGCTGAGCTGTCCCCGATCCTCCTCGATCCGCTGTTTCACACATTCCGACCGGTGCAGGATCAAGGGCTGATAGAGCGGATCCGTACGTTAACTGATCGGGCGGGTCTTACGGTGGGGCCGATCCTGGAGATGGATGCCAGCCAAAAGACCGCGAAGACCAATGCCTACTTCGCGGGGCTTGGCCGATCCAGACGCATCGTCCTGTACGATACGCTGATCGCCGGCTCTACCCCTGAGGAGATAGAACTGGTTGTGGCGCATGAGCTGGGCCACTGGAGACACCATCACATCTGGAAGGGGATGGCCATTGGCGCGGCTTCGGCGCTCGCGGCCATGTGGCTGATCGCCCGCCTCCTGAATGCCGCTGCCGACTCCGGACGCTTCGGCTTTATTCATCCGGCTGACCCCAGGTCGCTACCGTTGCTGCTGCTCCTCTTCCTCGCCCTCACCAGTCTGACGACGCCGATCCAGTCGGCCATTTCACGGTCCTTCGAACGAGAAGCCGACCTCGAATCGCTCCGCCTCAGCGCGAATCCCGGGGCCTTCATTGCCGCAGAGGTCAAACTTGCGAGGGCGAATCTCGCAGATATCGAGCCGCCGCGAGCGATAGTCTGGCTCTTGTACACCCACCCTCCGGTTCTGGAACGGATCGCCATGGCTGAGGCATTCCGAGGGAAACAGGGACAGTGA
- a CDS encoding tetratricopeptide repeat protein, with the protein MPDPGRLELAEFYCKEGYRLQTSGDLEGAITAYTRSIELYPTAEAHTFLGWAYSFQGKIDEAIKECEAAIQVDPDFGNPYNDIGVYLIEKGQYDEAVPWLERAMVAKRYEPRHYPHMNMGRVLVRKGRYEEAIKELKTALDIEPNYVAARLELHKVLGLLN; encoded by the coding sequence ATGCCTGATCCGGGAAGACTTGAGTTGGCGGAATTCTATTGCAAAGAAGGATACCGACTACAGACGAGTGGGGATCTGGAAGGCGCAATCACGGCTTACACCCGGTCCATCGAACTCTACCCGACGGCCGAAGCTCATACCTTCCTGGGGTGGGCATACAGCTTTCAGGGAAAGATCGACGAGGCTATCAAGGAGTGCGAGGCCGCCATCCAGGTTGACCCTGATTTCGGTAATCCGTACAACGACATCGGTGTCTACCTGATTGAGAAGGGGCAGTACGATGAGGCGGTCCCGTGGCTCGAGCGGGCCATGGTGGCTAAGCGGTACGAGCCTCGCCATTACCCCCACATGAATATGGGCCGAGTCCTTGTGCGAAAGGGGAGGTACGAAGAGGCGATTAAAGAACTCAAAACGGCCCTGGACATCGAGCCGAATTATGTTGCGGCCCGCCTCGAGTTGCACAAGGTCTTAGGACTGTTAAATTGA